The Mercenaria mercenaria strain notata unplaced genomic scaffold, MADL_Memer_1 contig_4617, whole genome shotgun sequence nucleotide sequence AAAGATGTCTCATGTTGAATTTAAACATCACACAATTAAGATGTTACATTCTGATGAAGatgattcttaaaacatttataaatcctCAGTGTGATGGTGTActttcaagtttcatgtgtaaaactgttttatttcattgtatacaaAATACACGTTCAAATCATTGGCGGCAGTCTAACTTACTCCCATGTTTGATATGCTGTCTTACAGTATTGCAGAATTTTGTTACACAAGAAAACTGTCCACATTTTATAACACCTGAAAACAACCTGATGGCTGGAAGAATTTCTCCTCATAACAAACATAAAATTCTAGAAATCCTGCAAAATATCTTACAAGGTGGAGATTGTGCACTCCAGGAGATTCCCACTGATGACCTTGGCATGAGACTACAAGTGAAGATGAACATGGATGAAGCTTTTCTGTATTACCAAACTCGAGCCCAAATACATAACACAATTTCAACACTACTGTTACTTAATACCATCAGTACAATATGCGTTCATCACAAGCACCTTTTAAGAGAAATAATGCATGATGGAAATGAGAGGGTGCGTGAGAGATTATCAGACTTTATATTTACACTTACTAGAATGTACAGAGTAGTGGGTTTAAGCAGTTTGGTAAAATCTGCTCTGAAGCTTTTACTACCTCGGTTTTCATCTTCCCTAGGATCTGTGATAGCATCTCACAACATTTACACTACTCACAGTATATCTCCAGAAGCACTGGGCTGGTTTTCAGCTGGTTTGAACTTAGATGTGGCATCTGGTAGATTGAAACTTGCATCAGCATTATACTGTGTAGGAGATATGGAAAGAGCAGAGTTTGTTCTGAGGAATACAGAAGAAAAGTATGATCTGAATACTGTTGAACCTGCATGTAACTGTTATTATGAGCATCCCGTGTATTACTCAAGGCTAGGATTCATGCATAAATGTAACACTGGAAATGAAGAATTGATACAACATACTACAGCATTTTGTGTTACATTTCTGCGGTGTGAAATTGGCTGTGTTCCTAAAGAGTTAcagtatgaaatgtttagatCTACACAAGAGGACAGGCTTGAAAGGATAGAAATGGCTGACTACTGGCTGGACTGGGCAGTGGTAGATTCTCTCCCTTACCTCTACTTTCTACAGTACAAGACATACGGCTCATTTCAGAGAGTGGCAGACCAACACTGTGCACTTGCAAACCTCGTCACTACCATTGAAACAGAATCAAACCTAGGTCACAGGGAAACAGCACTGAACTTACTAGGACAGTGTATGGAGCAGGAAAACAGACATACTGATGCTTTACACTGCTACATGAAATCTCTGAATATCCAAGCAAGAAACAATGCTGCAAAAGTTCTTATCTGTAGACTTCTCAATGAAATAGTCAACATGCAGGGACCTGCACTGAACTGAACCAGGTATTGCATGCAACACGCTTATCTGCATAAAGATACAGTATGTTGCTATAAGAACACTCTATAAAATTATCTGTTATTCATATAGTCAAGTACTATACAAGCATCGTAAAGGACTTAATgtctaaggtagtt carries:
- the LOC128554000 gene encoding uncharacterized protein LOC128554000, whose amino-acid sequence is MSQDPDYYRTVSLKLSEVLSDIGVNKRMILKRRRIIFLKETMDRCTDILLHKDIPIYRFGSQSEGSTTLGLKSDADALICLTMFNVIQDRSEWQPGKLNLLMIQDETTSPGYCLLQRLRMDEPLPVPTDSLDHVPDRHLTASRGKVLLKNTLNRVFVSEGDVINGPASSAQGRSGYTDKDLVIALCCKSWPVEAQPWLLQQGLGRWPTEDMKRYCETTGCFVVPVSSKNGQNEELEWRISTSQAERCLMLNLNITQLRCYILMKMILKTFINPQCDGVLSSFMCKTVLFHCIQNTRSNHWRQSNLLPCLICCLTVLQNFVTQENCPHFITPENNLMAGRISPHNKHKILEILQNILQGGDCALQEIPTDDLGMRLQVKMNMDEAFLYYQTRAQIHNTISTLLLLNTISTICVHHKHLLREIMHDGNERVRERLSDFIFTLTRMYRVVGLSSLVKSALKLLLPRFSSSLGSVIASHNIYTTHSISPEALGWFSAGLNLDVASGRLKLASALYCVGDMERAEFVLRNTEEKYDLNTVEPACNCYYEHPVYYSRLGFMHKCNTGNEELIQHTTAFCVTFLRCEIGCVPKELQYEMFRSTQEDRLERIEMADYWLDWAVVDSLPYLYFLQYKTYGSFQRVADQHCALANLVTTIETESNLGHRETALNLLGQCMEQENRHTDALHCYMKSLNIQARNNAAKVLICRLLNEIVNMQGPALN